A single window of Hymenobacter sp. APR13 DNA harbors:
- a CDS encoding TonB-dependent receptor plug domain-containing protein, whose translation MFSAFQNPDPAIQRLATRLQYFYTEAQPEISYLHLNQAAYVAGETVWFKAYVADANSHQLDSLSRVLYVDVVSPSGRRVLLRRTLALRGGLAHGDLALPDTLAQGVYTVRAYTHWMRNAGEQLFFSRRVPVWQTAPAAPDAAASASVGTAVHARREVARPVASSRPDVQFFPEGGDYVAGLSTVVGVKAVDATGAGLAVRGEILDDQNQVQGSFSTPALGMSAFSFSPAAGRRYHARVVLPNGTAADYPLPAVQPAGWVMNVREIGNTLRVLIRHRAAAGAAAGPQALRLLAHVRGVLVYAGQGQINGDEIFSATLSKDKLPAGVLHLTLFDEQQIARAERLAFVPDPNPLRVAVRSDRPSYGAREAVTLEVEVRNAAGLPTGAELSVAVADEAGLPATGTTDATIESHLLLTSELKGYVENPGYYFRQPTPDTRLALDYLLLTQGWSRFVWRELLASDTSPAAAYRFLPEQTLTLGGRLVRTNGKPVPNGTLTLYQQANKSVNVSQANDAGRFLYQGFSGQDSAKVLLQARTEKGSNNILIQLDELWPLPATPLPLPLQVLPAATPELAAYSQRSRRQQVLERQYLPDSTRSILLRNVTVKSRATPPEQSVFSLHSNADYVLNLSDIPSTAAFSDIFQLLQGRVSGLQITRSNSSYNVMIRGASSITGSSQPLYLLDGMPISDAEGLMGVAPVTVERIEVLKGASAAIYGSRGAGGVIAVFTKRGNFNYDYSKEPAAGVAVRQLPAYHRAREFYAPRYEQASAANRPDPRATTLYWLPRLSVPASGTARFTFYTADQGGTFRVSAEGIGATGQPALGSTSLTVSAR comes from the coding sequence GTGTTTTCTGCCTTCCAGAATCCTGATCCGGCCATACAGCGTCTAGCTACCCGACTTCAATACTTCTATACTGAAGCACAACCCGAAATCAGCTACCTGCATCTCAACCAGGCGGCTTACGTGGCCGGCGAAACTGTGTGGTTCAAGGCCTATGTGGCCGATGCCAACTCGCATCAGCTTGACTCGTTGAGCCGGGTGCTGTACGTGGATGTGGTGAGCCCTTCAGGACGGCGGGTGCTGCTGCGCCGCACGTTGGCGTTGCGCGGCGGCCTTGCCCACGGCGACTTGGCTTTGCCTGATACCTTGGCGCAAGGCGTATACACGGTGCGCGCCTACACTCATTGGATGCGCAACGCTGGTGAGCAGTTATTTTTCTCGCGCCGCGTGCCCGTGTGGCAGACAGCACCCGCCGCACCTGACGCAGCGGCCAGTGCTTCAGTTGGCACAGCGGTACATGCCCGGCGTGAGGTGGCTCGCCCGGTGGCTTCGTCCCGGCCCGACGTGCAGTTTTTCCCAGAAGGTGGCGATTATGTGGCGGGCCTGTCCACAGTTGTTGGAGTGAAGGCAGTGGATGCCACCGGTGCCGGCTTAGCCGTGCGGGGCGAAATCCTCGACGACCAGAACCAAGTCCAGGGCAGCTTCAGCACGCCGGCATTAGGGATGAGTGCTTTCAGCTTCAGTCCTGCTGCCGGCCGCCGCTATCATGCCCGGGTGGTGCTGCCCAATGGCACTGCGGCCGACTATCCGCTGCCAGCCGTGCAGCCGGCTGGCTGGGTGATGAACGTACGTGAAATCGGCAATACCCTACGGGTGTTAATCCGGCATCGGGCGGCGGCTGGGGCCGCAGCCGGGCCCCAGGCGCTACGGCTGCTGGCCCACGTGCGTGGGGTGCTGGTATATGCCGGCCAGGGCCAGATCAATGGCGACGAAATATTTTCGGCCACCTTGTCTAAGGACAAGCTGCCGGCTGGCGTATTGCACCTCACGTTGTTTGATGAGCAGCAGATTGCCCGTGCTGAGCGACTGGCTTTTGTGCCTGATCCGAATCCCCTGCGCGTGGCTGTGCGCTCTGACCGGCCCAGCTATGGCGCCCGTGAGGCTGTGACGCTGGAGGTGGAAGTGCGTAATGCCGCCGGCCTGCCCACTGGCGCCGAACTATCGGTGGCCGTGGCGGATGAGGCCGGTCTGCCGGCCACTGGCACCACGGATGCTACCATTGAGTCGCACCTGTTGCTGACCTCAGAGCTGAAAGGCTATGTGGAAAATCCCGGCTATTACTTCCGCCAGCCCACGCCCGACACCCGGCTTGCCCTCGACTACCTGCTGCTTACGCAGGGCTGGAGCCGCTTTGTATGGCGTGAGCTGCTGGCCTCTGATACGTCGCCGGCCGCCGCCTACCGCTTTCTGCCCGAACAAACCCTGACGCTGGGCGGCCGGTTGGTACGCACCAACGGCAAACCCGTACCCAATGGCACCCTGACTCTGTATCAGCAAGCCAACAAAAGCGTTAATGTTAGTCAGGCCAATGATGCAGGCCGGTTTCTGTACCAGGGATTTTCCGGGCAGGACTCCGCCAAGGTGCTCCTGCAGGCCCGCACCGAGAAAGGCAGCAACAATATATTGATTCAACTTGATGAGCTGTGGCCGCTGCCTGCCACACCGTTGCCGCTGCCGTTGCAGGTGCTGCCTGCCGCCACGCCCGAACTGGCTGCCTACAGCCAGCGCAGCCGCCGCCAGCAGGTTCTGGAGCGGCAGTACCTGCCCGATTCCACCCGTAGCATTCTGTTGCGCAACGTCACGGTGAAGAGCCGCGCAACCCCGCCGGAACAGTCTGTCTTTTCACTTCACAGTAACGCTGACTACGTGCTGAATCTGAGTGATATTCCATCGACTGCAGCTTTTTCCGACATCTTCCAACTATTACAGGGGCGCGTGTCCGGCTTGCAGATAACCCGCTCCAACTCGTCCTACAATGTTATGATCCGGGGTGCCTCCAGTATCACTGGCAGCAGCCAGCCGCTCTATCTGCTTGACGGTATGCCGATTTCTGATGCGGAAGGACTGATGGGTGTCGCCCCCGTCACGGTGGAGCGCATTGAAGTACTGAAAGGAGCCTCGGCGGCCATCTACGGTAGCCGGGGAGCAGGAGGAGTTATTGCCGTATTCACCAAGCGCGGCAACTTCAACTACGACTACAGCAAGGAGCCTGCTGCCGGCGTGGCAGTGCGCCAGCTGCCAGCCTATCACCGTGCCCGCGAATTCTACGCACCCCGCTACGAGCAGGCTTCGGCAGCCAACCGTCCCGACCCGCGGGCCACTACGCTCTATTGGCTGCCACGCTTGTCCGTGCCGGCCTCGGGCACAGCGCGCTTCACCTTCTACACCGCCGACCAGGGGGGTACGTTCCGCGTCAGCGCCGAAGGAATCGGGGCCACCGGCCAGCCAGCGCTGGGCAGCACCTCGCTCACCGTCTCGGCCCGATAA
- a CDS encoding YdeI/OmpD-associated family protein, with the protein MEPTHTFQAQLEPGGPSFMPTQIVVVPPLVLEVLGGKATKRVTGTVNGHAVRLGLLPLPGGGRYLMFSKDLCSAAGIQLGQHLTITLAPDPQPDYVELPAELAEALEAWPEAEASFARHSGSMRRAMARHVASARQAETRARRAVELTERLALNGHPFRK; encoded by the coding sequence ATGGAACCGACGCACACCTTTCAGGCGCAACTGGAGCCCGGCGGCCCCAGCTTCATGCCCACCCAGATAGTGGTAGTACCGCCACTGGTGCTGGAGGTGCTGGGCGGCAAGGCCACGAAGCGCGTAACGGGCACCGTGAATGGTCACGCCGTACGGCTGGGGCTGCTCCCGCTACCCGGCGGCGGCCGCTATCTGATGTTCAGCAAAGACCTGTGCAGCGCCGCCGGCATCCAGCTGGGCCAGCACCTCACCATCACCCTCGCCCCCGACCCGCAACCCGACTACGTGGAACTGCCCGCCGAGCTGGCCGAAGCCCTGGAAGCCTGGCCCGAAGCGGAAGCCAGCTTCGCTAGGCACTCGGGCAGCATGCGCCGCGCCATGGCCCGCCACGTAGCCAGCGCCAGGCAGGCTGAAACCCGGGCCCGGCGCGCTGTAGAGCTAACTGAGCGGCTGGCCCTGAACGGGCACCCATTCCGGAAATAA
- the ruvA gene encoding Holliday junction branch migration protein RuvA: protein MIAYIEGKLAYKDHAQAILDVSGIGYEVRISLSTFSKLPAEGDKAKLYTFQHIKEDAHTLYGFLDPSEKALFMQLISVSGIGPGTGIVMVSSMSVGEIRQAIVNEDVRAIQSIKGVGPKTAQRVILELRDKLRKDELLAKAGVDTVPLARAHNTSRSEALSALVTLGFARAAAEKNLDQIQKRYGNDLSVEELIKFALKSN from the coding sequence ATGATTGCCTACATCGAAGGAAAGCTCGCTTACAAAGACCACGCCCAAGCCATTCTCGACGTGAGCGGCATCGGCTACGAGGTGCGCATTTCGCTCAGCACGTTCAGCAAGCTGCCCGCCGAGGGCGACAAGGCCAAGCTCTACACCTTCCAGCACATCAAGGAAGACGCCCACACGCTCTACGGCTTCCTCGACCCCAGCGAGAAAGCGCTGTTCATGCAGCTGATTTCGGTGTCGGGCATCGGGCCGGGCACGGGCATCGTGATGGTGAGCAGCATGAGCGTGGGCGAAATCCGCCAGGCCATCGTGAACGAGGACGTGCGCGCCATCCAGAGCATCAAAGGCGTGGGCCCCAAAACGGCGCAGCGCGTGATTCTGGAGCTGCGCGACAAGCTGCGCAAAGACGAGCTGCTGGCCAAAGCCGGAGTAGATACCGTACCGCTGGCCCGGGCACACAATACCAGCCGCAGTGAGGCGTTGTCGGCTTTAGTGACGCTGGGCTTTGCCCGCGCCGCCGCCGAGAAGAATCTTGACCAGATTCAGAAGCGCTATGGCAACGACCTGAGCGTGGAGGAATTGATTAAGTTTGCTCTTAAGTCCAATTAA
- a CDS encoding NADP-dependent malic enzyme has translation MLKINKQDALDYHSQSPAGKIEVVPTKPVSTQLDLALAYSPGVAEPCLAIAQNPDDVYKYTAKGNLVAVISNGTAVLGLGNIGPAASKPVMEGKGVLFKKFAGIDCFDIEIDATDPDEFIRIVKALEPTFGGINLEDIKAPECFRIETELRDKMNIPLMHDDQHGTAIISSAALLNGLEVVGKRIEDIKLVVSGAGAAAISCLRLYLALGLQLENVVVFDKDGVINASRTDLAPLQMHFATSRPVSTLAEAMEGADVFLGLSAANVLPAELLLKMADNPIVFALANPTPEIAYELALATRPDLIMATGRSDHPNQVNNVLGFPYIFRGALDVRATEINEAMKLAAVRALSDLAKEPVPDMVNRAYGDNTLAFGRTYLIPKPLDPRLITTVSPAVARAAMESGSARRNIEDWTAYEDELRGRLGVNQKLMNRITSAARANPKRVVFAEADNYKILKAAQILFDEGIAVPILLGNRKKLETIAQANNLDLHGCQIIDILEEDAKREEYANLLYQKRQRRGITLYEGRRLLRERNYYGSMMLETGEADAFITGLTKDYGKSIVPSLQVIGVEEGVKRVASMYIIQHKKGPFFFADTTVNIDPTAEEMVDIIGLTAEAVRFFDAEPRVAVISYSNFGSNPGELPDKARRATELAKKRYPELILDGEMQANTALNPDLLREQYPFSELAEKGGANTLIFPNVISGNIAYKVLQEIGGAEVIGPVLMGMRKPVHILQLGASVREIVNMASIAVVDAQQSQTNRGL, from the coding sequence ATGCTCAAAATCAACAAGCAGGACGCCCTCGACTACCATTCCCAAAGCCCCGCCGGCAAGATTGAGGTAGTGCCCACCAAGCCCGTCAGCACCCAGCTGGATTTGGCGCTGGCCTACTCGCCGGGCGTAGCCGAGCCCTGCCTGGCCATTGCCCAGAACCCCGACGACGTGTATAAATACACCGCCAAGGGCAACCTGGTGGCCGTTATCAGCAACGGCACGGCCGTGCTGGGCCTCGGCAACATCGGGCCGGCCGCCAGTAAGCCGGTGATGGAAGGCAAGGGCGTACTGTTCAAGAAATTTGCGGGCATCGACTGCTTCGACATCGAAATCGACGCCACCGACCCCGACGAGTTCATCCGCATCGTGAAGGCCCTGGAGCCTACGTTCGGCGGTATTAACCTGGAGGACATCAAGGCCCCGGAGTGCTTCCGCATCGAGACCGAGCTGCGCGACAAGATGAACATCCCGCTCATGCACGACGATCAGCATGGCACGGCTATCATTTCGTCGGCGGCGCTGCTCAACGGCTTGGAGGTGGTAGGCAAGCGCATCGAGGACATCAAGCTGGTGGTGAGCGGCGCGGGTGCGGCGGCCATCAGCTGCCTGCGCCTGTACCTGGCGCTGGGCCTCCAACTGGAAAACGTGGTGGTGTTCGACAAGGACGGCGTCATCAACGCCAGCCGCACCGACCTGGCGCCGCTGCAGATGCACTTCGCCACCAGCCGCCCCGTCAGCACGCTGGCCGAGGCCATGGAAGGCGCCGACGTGTTCCTGGGCCTTTCGGCGGCCAACGTGCTGCCCGCCGAGCTGCTGCTGAAGATGGCTGACAACCCCATCGTATTCGCGCTGGCCAACCCCACGCCCGAAATTGCCTACGAGCTGGCCCTGGCTACCCGCCCCGACCTGATTATGGCCACCGGCCGCTCTGACCATCCCAACCAGGTAAATAACGTACTCGGCTTCCCCTATATTTTCCGGGGGGCGCTGGACGTGCGGGCCACCGAAATCAACGAGGCCATGAAGCTGGCCGCCGTGCGCGCCCTTTCCGACCTGGCCAAGGAGCCCGTGCCGGACATGGTAAACCGCGCCTACGGCGACAACACGCTGGCCTTCGGCCGCACCTACCTCATTCCCAAGCCCCTCGACCCGCGCCTCATCACGACGGTGAGCCCGGCCGTGGCCCGCGCCGCCATGGAAAGCGGCTCGGCCCGCCGCAACATCGAGGACTGGACCGCCTATGAAGACGAGTTGCGCGGCCGCCTCGGCGTAAATCAGAAGCTGATGAACCGCATCACGTCGGCGGCCCGCGCCAACCCCAAGCGCGTGGTGTTTGCCGAAGCCGACAACTACAAGATCCTCAAAGCGGCCCAGATTCTGTTTGATGAGGGCATTGCGGTGCCCATCCTGCTCGGCAACCGCAAAAAGCTGGAAACCATTGCCCAAGCCAACAACTTGGACCTGCACGGCTGCCAGATCATTGATATTCTGGAGGAAGACGCCAAGCGTGAAGAGTACGCCAACCTGCTCTACCAGAAGCGGCAGCGCCGCGGCATCACGCTCTACGAAGGCCGCCGCCTGCTGCGCGAGCGGAACTACTACGGCTCGATGATGTTGGAAACCGGCGAGGCAGATGCCTTCATCACCGGCCTCACCAAAGACTACGGCAAGAGTATTGTGCCCTCGCTGCAGGTGATTGGGGTGGAAGAAGGCGTGAAGCGCGTGGCCTCCATGTACATCATCCAGCACAAGAAAGGCCCGTTCTTCTTCGCCGATACCACCGTCAACATCGACCCCACGGCCGAGGAAATGGTGGACATCATCGGCCTCACGGCCGAGGCCGTACGCTTCTTCGACGCCGAGCCGCGGGTGGCCGTTATCAGCTACTCCAACTTCGGTTCCAACCCCGGCGAGCTGCCCGACAAGGCCCGCCGCGCCACCGAGCTGGCCAAAAAGCGCTACCCCGAGCTGATTCTGGACGGTGAGATGCAGGCCAACACGGCCCTCAACCCCGACCTGCTGCGCGAGCAGTACCCGTTCTCGGAGCTGGCCGAAAAGGGCGGCGCCAACACGCTCATCTTCCCGAACGTGATTAGCGGCAACATTGCCTACAAAGTGCTCCAGGAAATCGGGGGTGCCGAGGTAATCGGGCCGGTGCTGATGGGCATGCGCAAGCCGGTGCACATTCTGCAGCTGGGTGCCTCCGTCCGCGAAATCGTGAACATGGCCTCCATTGCCGTCGTCGACGCCCAGCAAAGCCAGACCAACCGCGGCTTGTAG
- a CDS encoding TonB-dependent receptor plug domain-containing protein: protein MPLSLPRLLSVACLSLGALAAFTAFQEADPMMQRLATRLQAYYTEAHPEISYLHLNQAAYAAGETLWFKAYVVDGSTHQPDSLSRVLYVDMISPSGKEVALRRTLALRGGQAHGDIQLPDSLPQGIYTLRAYTSWMRNSGEELFFSRRVPVWQATSSSRVNSRLIAKEMSAARRETASASRPDVQFFPEGGDYVAGLPTVVGVKALDATGTGLAVRGTILDDQNQPQATFTTSALGMTALTFTPTAGRRYLARVTLPGGVTADYPLPAVRPDGWVLNVRDAGPNLQVFIRYQPPQGRAVAPVRLRLLGHVRGAVVYTGAGQIQGPETFMATVSKAGLPAGIVHFTLFDDQQIARAERLAFVPDPAPLRISLQPEKTTYGLREVVSMAVDVRTAEGQPVAAELSASVVAVAEGLPATGTTDADVESHLLLTSELKGYVENPGYYFRQPTPETRRALDHLLLTQGWSRFVWGKLLASDASPAAAYQFLPEQTLTLSGQLMRLNEKPVSNGALTLFQGASKGVTVGQTDATGRFTFTGFSGQDSSRVLVQARTEKGGSNVMVKLDKLWPLPAKATPLPLLASAAALPSEVGVYAQRSRRQQVLEQQYRPDSSRSIVLRNVTVKGSRPTPPRHDPRSIHLSADVVLRTRDIPAADNATDIFQLLQGRVSGVDIFRTDSANLLQVRIRGISSITGGSGPLLLLDGIPLPNTQSLQGIPPSMVERIEVLKGPSAAIYGMRGMGGVIAVFTKHGNPDYDYSHEKSNESVVVYQLPAYYRPREFYAPGYEKASAANRPDPRATTLHWLPRLPVPATGPARFTFYTADEPGTFRVRVEGIGATGQPVTGSAVLVVADR from the coding sequence ATGCCCTTATCCTTACCCCGCCTGCTTTCGGTCGCCTGCCTGTCACTGGGGGCGCTGGCTGCTTTCACTGCTTTCCAGGAAGCCGATCCGATGATGCAGCGCCTGGCCACCCGCCTGCAGGCCTACTACACCGAAGCGCACCCCGAAATCAGCTACCTGCACCTCAACCAGGCGGCATACGCGGCTGGTGAAACGCTGTGGTTCAAGGCGTATGTCGTGGACGGCAGCACGCACCAGCCCGACTCGCTGAGCCGAGTGCTCTATGTGGATATGATAAGTCCCTCGGGGAAGGAGGTGGCGTTGCGCCGCACGTTGGCGCTGCGCGGCGGGCAGGCCCACGGCGACATCCAGCTACCCGACTCGCTGCCCCAGGGCATCTACACGCTGCGGGCTTACACCAGCTGGATGCGCAACAGCGGCGAAGAGTTGTTTTTCTCGCGGCGGGTGCCGGTGTGGCAGGCTACGTCTTCCTCGCGGGTCAATAGCAGGCTGATAGCCAAGGAAATGAGTGCTGCCCGCCGGGAAACTGCCTCTGCCTCCCGCCCCGACGTGCAGTTCTTCCCGGAAGGCGGCGACTACGTGGCGGGCCTGCCCACGGTGGTAGGGGTGAAGGCCCTGGATGCCACCGGCACCGGGCTGGCCGTGCGCGGTACCATTCTCGACGACCAGAATCAGCCGCAGGCCACCTTCACTACCTCCGCCCTGGGCATGACGGCGCTTACGTTTACGCCTACCGCGGGGCGCCGCTACCTTGCCCGCGTAACGCTGCCCGGCGGCGTTACTGCCGACTATCCGCTACCCGCGGTGCGGCCCGACGGCTGGGTGCTGAATGTGCGCGACGCCGGCCCCAATTTGCAGGTGTTTATCCGGTACCAGCCGCCGCAAGGCCGGGCTGTGGCGCCGGTCAGGCTGCGGCTGCTGGGCCACGTGCGCGGTGCCGTAGTGTACACCGGTGCCGGCCAGATCCAGGGGCCGGAAACCTTTATGGCCACCGTATCCAAAGCGGGGCTGCCGGCCGGCATCGTGCACTTCACCCTCTTCGACGACCAGCAGATTGCCCGGGCCGAGCGTCTGGCGTTTGTGCCCGATCCGGCGCCGTTGCGCATCAGCCTACAACCCGAAAAAACCACCTACGGCCTGCGCGAAGTGGTATCGATGGCGGTAGACGTGCGTACGGCCGAAGGCCAGCCCGTTGCGGCCGAGCTGTCGGCGTCGGTGGTGGCGGTGGCGGAGGGCCTGCCAGCTACCGGCACCACCGACGCTGATGTGGAGTCACATTTGCTGCTGACCTCGGAGCTGAAAGGCTACGTGGAAAATCCCGGCTACTACTTCCGCCAGCCTACGCCCGAAACGCGACGGGCGCTTGACCACCTGCTGCTCACGCAGGGCTGGAGCCGCTTTGTGTGGGGGAAGCTGCTGGCCTCTGATGCGTCGCCGGCCGCTGCCTACCAGTTTCTGCCCGAGCAGACTCTGACGCTGAGTGGCCAGCTGATGCGCCTCAATGAAAAGCCGGTGTCCAATGGTGCCCTCACGCTGTTCCAGGGAGCCAGCAAAGGCGTAACCGTCGGGCAAACCGATGCCACCGGCCGGTTTACGTTCACCGGCTTTTCGGGCCAGGATTCCAGCCGGGTGCTGGTGCAGGCCCGCACCGAAAAGGGTGGGTCCAATGTAATGGTGAAGCTGGACAAGCTGTGGCCGCTGCCGGCGAAGGCAACGCCGCTGCCGCTGCTGGCCTCGGCCGCCGCCCTGCCGTCGGAGGTGGGCGTGTATGCCCAGCGCAGCCGCCGCCAGCAGGTGCTGGAGCAGCAGTATCGTCCCGATTCCAGCCGCAGCATTGTGCTGCGCAACGTGACCGTGAAAGGCAGCCGCCCCACCCCGCCCCGGCACGACCCCCGCTCGATCCATCTGAGCGCCGATGTCGTGCTGCGTACGCGCGACATTCCGGCTGCCGACAATGCCACCGACATTTTTCAGCTGCTGCAGGGGCGGGTATCAGGCGTAGATATATTCCGCACCGATAGCGCTAATCTCTTGCAAGTGCGGATCCGGGGCATTTCCAGCATTACCGGTGGAAGTGGACCATTGCTGCTGCTCGATGGTATTCCGCTACCCAATACGCAAAGCCTGCAGGGTATTCCGCCGTCGATGGTCGAACGGATCGAAGTACTGAAAGGTCCTTCAGCAGCCATCTACGGGATGCGTGGAATGGGTGGCGTGATTGCCGTATTCACCAAGCACGGCAACCCCGATTACGACTACAGCCATGAAAAAAGCAACGAAAGCGTGGTGGTGTATCAGCTGCCGGCCTACTACCGGCCCCGCGAGTTCTATGCGCCCGGCTACGAGAAAGCGTCGGCCGCCAACCGCCCCGACCCGCGGGCGACCACGCTGCACTGGCTGCCGCGCCTGCCAGTGCCGGCTACCGGCCCGGCCCGCTTTACGTTCTACACCGCCGACGAGCCCGGCACGTTCCGCGTGCGGGTGGAAGGCATCGGGGCCACTGGCCAGCCCGTGACGGGCAGTGCTGTGCTAGTGGTGGCCGACCGGTAG